ATCTAGAAAATCTTCCAGTGTCGCATGTTCACCGTATGTATTGATAATGACTTCTTTTAAATCAAAAATGGTAATATCGTCAGACTGTCCTACCAAAAAATAGGTTGGGGCATAAATTTTATCCCACAGGGCAATATCATCATGGCCATCCATTTCAAGAAATGAAATATAGGTAATCATCATTGCTTTGGTAATCGAATCAAAATCTGGATTCTTATCTTCTAAGGGATATCCGATTAATCCGTACCACATCATGGTTTTAAAATATCTTTGCAGTATTTCATCTCCGGTATAATGTCCTCTGACGGTAAATTGTTCGTAATTGATATCAAAACCAAATAGAGGTGATTTGGCATATCCTGTAGCATTCTCAATTTCATTCATTTCTTTTTTGGCAATAGAACTCAATTCTTCCGGAACATTTCCATAGGAATCATTTATTAATTTATTGGCTACAGAGAAATATACCACAACATCGCCCAGATAATCTTTAAGAGTTTGGTTTTCTGTTTCCGAATATACTGCCAAAGTTTTCTGAAGCATATCTTGGGTAAGTTGCTGCAATACCTGATACAGCTCTTCTTTTTCAAGCCCCTTTAAGAGTTCATCATAGAACTTATGATAAATATGTAACGCTACATCTACGGTAATGAAATTTGGAATACTTTTATACTCGTTTTCTTCGTAAATATCGTACATCTTCATATAATAATAAGCCTTTTCCGGATTAGGATTTAATACAACAAAACCGTTATTAGCCAATTTAGAGCTCTGTTCCTTCGAAAGACCTTCAAATCTGGAAATATTTTTAATATTGCTAAGATCGGGGTGAATAGAATATTCCGGAACCTTTGGGGTATATTTTATTGGAGAAAATTCCACCCCTACATTAAAATAATCCGATTGATCTTTCCATACTAAAGAAAGTCCTCCCTCTCTTAGTAAAGCGCCTTCTGCATCTCCGTTGATTTGAATTTTACTGTCTGCCGAAGCATTGGGTACGTTGTTCGTGCACCCAGTCAAAAGCATTGCACAACATAAGAAAATAGTAGACACTTTTTTAAACATTTACTTGCCCCTTTCTTTTAATAAATAAATTCCATTCTGAGTTTTATCCACAGAAGGTTCTAAAATAACCGATTTTATCCTCCCGTTTTCCACAATATTCACATGGATCAATGGTTCTTCTTGAATTATTTTTGCCTCAACAGAATCAATCCTATCATATATATGACTTTCTCCCTGCAGAATAAAACCAAATCCAAACCAATAATATACCGATACAACAAATTGGTCCTCGTCTAGTGCCTCTATCGCAATAAATTCGTCACTTCCATTCCCATTTAAGTCCATAAATAATACATCTGTAAAGGGAGCTCTTAACTTAGAGCCTGTCCATTTTTTCACCAATATATTATTTTTAAAGTTAAAAAAGAAAGGCCTGTTCTCAATATCTTTATAAAGACGAGTCGCCTTATTCACAGCGATAAAGATTTCCATCTCGCCATCATTGTCAATTTCACATACCTCGATTTTCCACGGCCTTACAGCACTCATTTTATTTCTATATATTTCTCTAATTTGCAATCCATTAGATACTGCAAGGATATCATAGACAATGAGGGTATCGCCATATTGTGAGGTTTTTTCTCCTTCTAAAACCAGGATATTATCTCTGCCATCCCTATCAATATCTCCAACAGCTATATCAATGAGTTTATAACTTTTATCTGATAATAAAGGATGCTTGGTTCCCTCATACTCAATATAGCCTTGCCCCGGAACAAAATTTAAGCTGTAGATTTGTCCATCCAAAGAAACATCAATAAGGGAATCGTACTTTTTGAAACTAATGATAAGGAAGAGACTTAAACCAATTAGCAATAAACAAATCCAAGGGAATTTATTATATACTTTTTTCATCGTTATAACACCAAATCTTATGAATATTTTTAGTTCATAATTATTTTTCTTAATAAAATTATACGATAACCGATACTGATAGTAAACTCAGAAAAAAAGTACCTATCTTGCTCATCCTTAAAATATTTAAGATGAATCGAAAGGTACTTTTCATGACTTATTTATATCGCTTTAAAATTCCTTCTAAAATTCTGGCATGCCGTGCTTCATCTTTAGCAGATTCATAAAAATAATGCATAGCTGAATCTATTCCCAAATCTTTTGCCTTATCCCCTGCTTCTTTCTTAGAATTGTTGGCAAATATTTCTCCCTCTAACATCTGTTTAATATTTTCAAATAGATCTTCTTGTATTAGTCCGTTAAGTTCTGCAAATCTTGAAGCATGCTCTGCCTCTTCCCATGCAATTGTCTTTAAAACTTCTGCAAGCTCACCAAATCCCTGTCTTTGAGCCAATCTTGCCATGGCCAAGTATATGCCAACCTCCGATGTTTCTCCCTGGAAATTTTGCTTAACGATGCGCTCCAAAGCTGTTCCTTTTGTTTCTCCTATCATATTTTCAAATAATTCTTTGCTTTCCATTAAGCACCCTCCTTAATTTGATCAAAAGCATGGAAAATCTTTTGAGAAAATTCTTCATTGACATTCTTAATATCGTTGAGATACAAAAAAGTGCTTCCTTTATATTCTTGAGGCTCTCCTAATAAAATCACCTCAAAAGCTGATCTTACAATATTGATAATACATTCTTCATCATGATAGGCGTTACAGTTTCTGCATTGATGCAGTAAAAACCCTAAGGCCTTTATAATCACTTCGTCATCGTATACTCGTGTATCGTCATAGGGAATATGATCCAGTCCATGATCTATAAACTCATCATTAGATTTTAAACAAGTGGTTAAACACTTTTTACAATATCCCACCAAACATTTCTCTTTAACACATTCACCGCATATTTCTTCGGTCAAACAGCATTTTTGTATTTGTGTGATCAGTCCCTCATAATTAATTGAAGTACTCATTTTATCCCCCTTTCAATAAGTACATACTTAATTATTTATATGTTTTTCATTAATCAGGTACAAAAACTAGCAAGTAATATTAAGTATTAATAGAGATTTGGCATTTTATGAATATTATAGTTTCATACTTTAATGCTGTCAAGAATAATATTTCTTTTCAGAAATTTTAATAAATAAAAATGCCTGTTGGTCCTTTTTTACATATGGACAAACAGGCAAAATACAATTATCTACTCTTATAATAATCTGCAAATTCCTTATCCACTTTCATGATATGATCTCTCAGCCATCCTACGATAGTCTTATTCACTTCTATGACTACCAATATGCTGGCTCCATCTTTTTCAAATCTGCTTTTTAAATCTTTTAGATCTTTAATAAATCTTGCATGGAGCTGTCTATGCCCTTCATAACCGGGAAACTGTGATTCAATTTGAAGATTTTCTTCATCATGAAAGTGTTCAGCTACATAACTCTCAAGAAAATCAAGAGTTTCTCCTACGATTTCTTTTCCCTTTCTTTGATTACAGGCATCCAAAACATTGTTGACTCTTCTCAATAGTTCTTTATGCTGGTTGTCAATCTTTTCTACCCCTGTAAGCAAATTATCATTCCATTCCATATCTTCACCCCCTTTACTGGTTTAAGTGATTTAACGTACTGTAGTTCCTGTATAGTAATAAGATAAGATTTGCTTATAATTATATCCCTGGTCTGCCATTCCTTTTGCTCCCCATTGGCTCAGACCTACTCCGTGACCGGAGCCTTTTCCTTTAAATACGAAATCTCCTGAAACAGATACCGAAGGTGTGATGGAAATCTCATTCACACCATTTGCACCCTGTACACAAACAGAGTCATTTTCCAGATAAAGCGTCTTTATTGTTTTATCTTCTCCTATTACGTATATTTGACTTTGGCTAATATTTTTCTTGGTGTTTCCATCTCCCACAGCAACGATGGAGTTAGATGAAGAAGAAGCTCCATTTTTGATAATTTCAAACATTCTGCTGGGAAGACTTACACCATTGCTTTTAAAAAAAGTTCGTACCGTTTCCTTGGTAAGGGTTTCTGACCCCTTAGTACCAATAATTTTTAACTCCATTGCTCTTCCACCGGGAGTATAACTTACAATCTGAAGATCCAATACTTCTCCAATATTCTTTCCACTGTTTGCAAGGAGTGCCTCTATTTGTTCTTTGCTGAAGCTTCTCGTCCAATCCTGATGATTTTCTTCATAAATATCCGGTACTGCTTTTAAATAAGGAAGCGGTGTAATCCAGACATTTTCAGAGTTTTCCGTGTATCCGCCGCTGCTGGCAAAATAAAAAGTCTCAATAATTTCATCATCATAATAAAGAAGCTCACCTTGGGTTTCTTTTACAGCTTGATTTGAATTTGCATTTTCTACTCCATAACCCTTATAGGCTTGACAATGCTCTCCATCACATAAATCATAACCACTGTTTTTATGTTTTCCCATAAACAATACGGCATAATTTCTTGCCACAACAGACTGAGCTTTCAAAGCTTCTATATTCCAGCCAGCATACATTTCCGAAGGAACTACACCGTAAAGATATTCATCCAGCAAAATAACATTAACCGCTGTAATGCCTGCTCCTCCATATCTTCCAAATTCCATTCTTCCCCGATATTGTCTGTCTCCAAAATCTATGACTTCATCCCTGAAATTAGAACTCATCCCTACAAATTGAGGATAGGCTTCTTCTCCTTCTATAACTGCAATAATTTCATTTTGATTTTTTAGCATAATACGGGTATTGGAAGGTTCCTTGATCATACCCTCTATACCTGTAAGATCACTTGCACTAAGGCTTATAGCTTGCGCTTCTCCATAGGAAGAAAACTCTCCAATATAAACCGTCCATTTTGAGGAAGATAGCCCGGAAGGAAAAGCATCTAATCCCAATCTTTGAAAATCCTTCGCCAATGCCTTTGCTTCATCATATGTATTAAAATATTGATTTATGGATATAAAATAAGCGGTAGAGGGAATCACGCAAAATCCTGTATTGGATTGGAATACTGCTTCAGGAATAAAGTCTCCTTTCAGTTCATAACCCATTAAAATTTCATTATTTTTTATATCTATTCTATTGGCATTCTTATATTTATATTCCAAACCAATTCTCACCCAACTGGGTATATGAACTGCCCCTGCTGGTGACAATTTAGGCATAAAAATATATGTAAAAAACACAATACAAAGCAGTAGATTCAATTTTTTTGTCATTTTCACGAGAATCCTCCTTAAGCTAGTAAAAAACAACGCCAAGCCGCAAAATACGTTTATTTCGACTTTTAATAAACTATATTATAAAAGAGAATATGATAAAAATCCATAGTACTTTAGGCAAAATTTCAATGATATACATTTTTCTTTCCTTTAATAAATATAAATCTTACTTTTTATGTGTCCATATAAAAAAATCCAATAAATTGAAATTATCTATTTGAAATTTTTTACATTTATGGTATAATTCATTATTGTATTGGTTCTTTTTACAATTTCTGTTGTATGAAAAAACTCTAAATGACAAATAAGAAAGGGGATTCATTGTGAAAAATCGTATTAGTGTGTTGCTTGCAGATGATAATAAGGAATTTTGTGAGATTCTTGAGGATTACCTGGAAAGACAAAATGATATGGAGGTTATTGGAGTAGCGAAAGATGGTATAGAAGCTTATGATATGATCATGGAGAAATACCCCGATGTTGTAATATTAGATACGATTATGCCTCGTTTAGACGGTTTGGGTGTATTAGAAAAACTCAATAATTCCCCAATTAAAAAATCGCCTATATGTATTATGTTGTCTGCAGTTAATCAAGATAAAGTAACTCAGAAAGCTCTCCGATTAGGAGCAGAATATTATATTGCAAAACCTTTTGATATGGAAACCTTAATGCTTAGAATCAGGCAGTTAATCAATCTTGCTCCAACCCCCAAGATTGGAAAAACCTATAATGATTCTGTGGAGGCTGATAATCACTTTCTAATCCCTTCAACCCATCAGCTGGAGGCTGAGGTTACATATATTTTAAGAGAAATTGGAGTTCCTGCCAATATAAGAGGATATCATTATCTTAGATATGCTATTACCATGGCCGTAAATAATATGGATATACTAAACAGTATTACAAAAGAACTTTATCCTTCCATTGCAAAGAAATTTAATACCACTTCCAGCCGAGTGGAAAGAGCAATTCGCCATGCCATTGAAGTAGCCTGCAACCGCGGCAGCTTAGAGACTATGCACAAATTATTCAGCTATACTATTAATAATAATAAAGGCAAGCCTACCAACAGCGAATTTATTGCCCTTATTGCTGACAGGTTAAGGCTCAACCTAAAAATTGGCTAAAATATTACACCCCCTAAATGAAATTTAGGGGGTGAATCTATTTAATGATTCCTGCAGCAATTTTGATTTGTTCTTGATGGGCTTGGGAAACTAAGCCGTCTTTATGCCTTGTACTATTTTTAAAATGCAAGTCAAAATGTCCGTTAAAATTATTATCTTTAATATAACTAACATCATGGGGCATAGATGCCATGGATGCAGCGATCTTTCTTCCATCTACTTCAACAATAACTGCCCTTTCTTTCCATGAATATTCTCCTCCCCAGATTTCTTTTATAGTCGCCGCATCTTTGGCTGTTAACGGCTCAGAATCGGCATGGTTTGCGCCGGTTGTTCTTTTGATTTGGAATCTCCTTCCTGTTTGAAAATCCGTTACTGTAGCAACTTTGCCGATTGGGAAAACATACTGAGCCTCAGTCCACCAATCTAAATATTCTCCGTGCTTGTCACTCACTCTTTCCTTAACAGCTATATTATAAACCGGAATGAGGATTTTTTGACCTATAGATAAAGGACTATCGACTGTCATTTTATTCACTTGCAATAATTCTGCCATCGGAATTCCATATCTATTGCCAAGTTCCCACATATTATCTCCTGACTTAATAGTATAAGTGATATAAGAAACACTATTACCCTGGGGATCTGTTGGCGTTTGAACGGTGGTATCGGCTTTTAATTTTAATACCTGACCGGCATAAATTGTATCACTTGTTAATTGGTTGGCTTTTTTAAGTGCATCTACCGAGATCCCAAACTTGGTAGCAATAGACCAAAGGGAATCTCCTGCTTTTACGGTATACGTCTCTGTACTTGCTTCTTCTTTTGGTTTAGGTGCTACTGTTTCTTTTACCTTTAAAATCTGTCCGACAAATATGGTATCACTGGACAAATTGTTTATGGATTTTAATTTATCTATGGATATTCCATATTGCTGACTTAATTTGAATAAAGTATCTCCTGCTTTTACCTGATGGGTTACCGGCTGAGAAAATAATGTCGCTGTTTTTTCAGCTTGATTCCAGTCTACTGTCATTCCAAGAGATTCTGCCACAAACCTTAAAGGGACCATCGTAACCCCATTGGTTATAAAGGACGGCTCCATGGAAACTTGCTCACCATTGACCCGGGCTTTATTATCACCGACAACAAATGCAATTTTGATATCTCCTTTATTGATGCCTACAGTTTTTGATTCACCGTTCCACCAAATTTCTCCGCCTAAAGCTTCAGTAACTCCACGGATTGAAATATAAATTTTTCCATCT
The genomic region above belongs to Defluviitalea saccharophila and contains:
- a CDS encoding ferritin-like domain-containing protein, giving the protein MESKELFENMIGETKGTALERIVKQNFQGETSEVGIYLAMARLAQRQGFGELAEVLKTIAWEEAEHASRFAELNGLIQEDLFENIKQMLEGEIFANNSKKEAGDKAKDLGIDSAMHYFYESAKDEARHARILEGILKRYK
- a CDS encoding bacteriohemerythrin — encoded protein: MEWNDNLLTGVEKIDNQHKELLRRVNNVLDACNQRKGKEIVGETLDFLESYVAEHFHDEENLQIESQFPGYEGHRQLHARFIKDLKDLKSRFEKDGASILVVIEVNKTIVGWLRDHIMKVDKEFADYYKSR
- a CDS encoding SpoIID/LytB domain-containing protein, with protein sequence MTKKLNLLLCIVFFTYIFMPKLSPAGAVHIPSWVRIGLEYKYKNANRIDIKNNEILMGYELKGDFIPEAVFQSNTGFCVIPSTAYFISINQYFNTYDEAKALAKDFQRLGLDAFPSGLSSSKWTVYIGEFSSYGEAQAISLSASDLTGIEGMIKEPSNTRIMLKNQNEIIAVIEGEEAYPQFVGMSSNFRDEVIDFGDRQYRGRMEFGRYGGAGITAVNVILLDEYLYGVVPSEMYAGWNIEALKAQSVVARNYAVLFMGKHKNSGYDLCDGEHCQAYKGYGVENANSNQAVKETQGELLYYDDEIIETFYFASSGGYTENSENVWITPLPYLKAVPDIYEENHQDWTRSFSKEQIEALLANSGKNIGEVLDLQIVSYTPGGRAMELKIIGTKGSETLTKETVRTFFKSNGVSLPSRMFEIIKNGASSSSNSIVAVGDGNTKKNISQSQIYVIGEDKTIKTLYLENDSVCVQGANGVNEISITPSVSVSGDFVFKGKGSGHGVGLSQWGAKGMADQGYNYKQILSYYYTGTTVR
- the spo0A gene encoding sporulation transcription factor Spo0A, which encodes MKNRISVLLADDNKEFCEILEDYLERQNDMEVIGVAKDGIEAYDMIMEKYPDVVILDTIMPRLDGLGVLEKLNNSPIKKSPICIMLSAVNQDKVTQKALRLGAEYYIAKPFDMETLMLRIRQLINLAPTPKIGKTYNDSVEADNHFLIPSTHQLEAEVTYILREIGVPANIRGYHYLRYAITMAVNNMDILNSITKELYPSIAKKFNTTSSRVERAIRHAIEVACNRGSLETMHKLFSYTINNNKGKPTNSEFIALIADRLRLNLKIG
- a CDS encoding LysM peptidoglycan-binding domain-containing protein produces the protein MSVFIRHKLVEDQEGYILTLYLNPNLTEFSKEIGIAEDSGVVKDTGIVKDTGNVGILDKSIRSYISSHFPDIKVNAVKIMIGSILLTTLPFSGMVQDVSAATAPQTQAVQEAEQSIKIIIDGKQINFSQSPMIIDGKIYISIRGVTEALGGEIWWNGESKTVGINKGDIKIAFVVGDNKARVNGEQVSMEPSFITNGVTMVPLRFVAESLGMTVDWNQAEKTATLFSQPVTHQVKAGDTLFKLSQQYGISIDKLKSINNLSSDTIFVGQILKVKETVAPKPKEEASTETYTVKAGDSLWSIATKFGISVDALKKANQLTSDTIYAGQVLKLKADTTVQTPTDPQGNSVSYITYTIKSGDNMWELGNRYGIPMAELLQVNKMTVDSPLSIGQKILIPVYNIAVKERVSDKHGEYLDWWTEAQYVFPIGKVATVTDFQTGRRFQIKRTTGANHADSEPLTAKDAATIKEIWGGEYSWKERAVIVEVDGRKIAASMASMPHDVSYIKDNNFNGHFDLHFKNSTRHKDGLVSQAHQEQIKIAAGIIK